One window of Salmo salar chromosome ssa11, Ssal_v3.1, whole genome shotgun sequence genomic DNA carries:
- the LOC106562100 gene encoding ubiquitin carboxyl-terminal hydrolase 47 isoform X1, translating to MEMVPSEENQLVLKEGMFWSCRQSIFDEMKKRFSQVENAAEEPRVLCIVQDTTNAKTVNERLTLNLPASTTLSKLFEDVAHKAGYVNGTFDLAWRKTGDMGPLDPSSEMSLTESGFEPGKRNFLQLTDKDGEQPQIASDESGTAGSSGLDDRQERFIGPLPRDCTVGCSSDYSSPSYSYSSILNKSDTGYVGLVNQAMTCYLNSLLQTLFMTPEFRNALYNWEFEESEEDPVTSIPYQLQRLFLLLQTSKKRAIETTDVTRSFGWDSSEAWQQHDVQELCRVMFDALEQKWKQTEQQQFSPLTADLINQLYQGKLKDYVRCLECGYESWRIDTYLDIPLVIRPFGASQAYGSVEEALQAFVQPETLDGANQYFCERCKKKCDARKGLRFLHFPYLLTLQLKRFDFDYTTMHRIKLNDRMSFPEELDMGPFMDVEDEKSPQTESCTDSGAENEGSCHSDQMSNDFSADDGVDEGICLDSASSTERVLKPKVPSLNTSSLTFELFSVMVHSGSAAGGHYYACIKSFSDGQWYSFNDQHVSKITQEDIRKTYGGSSGSRGYYSSAFASSTNAYMLIYRLKDPSRNAKYLDCDDFPEHIKHLVQREKESEEQEKRQREIERNTCKIKLFCMHPVKMMAMMENKLEVHKDKTLREATEMAYKLMELDGVVPLDCCRLVKYDEFHEYLERSYEGEDDTPMGLLLGGVKSSYMFDLLLETRRPEQVFQPYKPGEVMVKVHVVDLKTDTVAPPVSIRAYLNQSITEFKQLIAQATELSAETMRVVLERCYNDLRLLYVPNKTLKAEGFFRSNKVFVESSESPDHQVTFTDSLLWKLLDRHGNTIRLFVSLPVQSPGTNRTICQKVGGDPEECSEGSKGNRNSVETILEESTEKLKNLSLQQQQGSCTSDSQKSSDTSDFEHIESPSPSQELDSSVSAVVAVDNRELENRIRAAGGGTYSDPETQFPGEERSDSEVNNDRSTSSVDSDILSSSHSSDTLCNADSGPIQLANGLDSHSITSSRRSKANEGKKETWDTAEEDSGTDSEYDENGKSKAESYYLYFRAEPYAQEDGSGEGGQKCVLVHVDKRITLSAFKQNLEPFVGVTSTQFKVFRVYANNQEFESVRLNETLSSFSDDNKITIRLGRALKKGEYRVKVYQLLVNDAEPCKFLVDTVFAKGMTVKQSKEELMPQLKDQCKLDLNIDKFRLRKKTWKNPGTVFLDYHVYEEDINISSNWEVFLEVLDGPEKMKSMSQLAVLTRRWNPAQMKLEPFQEVVLESSSVEELKEKLSEISGVPLENLEFAKGRGTFPCDISVLEIHQDLDWNPKVSTLNVWPLYICDDGAVVFYRDSTEEPMEQSEDERNELMKRESSRLLKTGHRVSYSPRKEKALKIYLDGGPVKDPGQD from the exons ATGGAAATGGTGCCCAGCGAAGAGAATCAGCTCGTACTCAAAGAG GGTATGTTTTGGAGTTGCAGGCAGAGTATTTTCGATGAGATGAAGAAGAGGTTTTCTCAG GTAGAGAATGCGGCGGAGGAGCCCAGAGTGCTGTGCATAGTCCAGGACACTACCAATGCTAAGACAGTCAATGAAAGGCTCACCCTCAACTTGCCAgcctccaccaccctctccaaACTCTTCGAGGATGTGGCCCACAAGGCGGGCTATGTGAACGGCACCTTTGACCTGGCATGGCGCAAGACCGGGGACATG GGGCCGCTGGACCCCAGCAGTGAGATGTCCCTCACTGAGTCCGGGTTCGAGCCCGGGAAGAGGAACTTCCTCCAACTCACAGACAAGGATGGAGAACAGCCTCAGATTGCATCG GATGAGTCGGGGACAGCGGGCAGCAGTGGTCTGGATGACCGCCAGGAGCGCTTCATCGGCCCCCTGCCCAGAGACTGCACGGTGGGCTGCAGCAGTGACTACAGCAGCCCCAGCTACTCCTACTCCTCCATCCTCAACAAGTCTGACACAG GATATGTGGGTTTGGTTAACCAGGCCATGACCTGCTATTTGAACAGCCTTCTACAAACACTGTTTATGACCCCAGAGTTCAGAAATGCGCTGTACAA CTGGGAGTTTGAGGAGTCGGAGGAAGACCCAGTCACCAGCATCCCTTACCAGCTACAGAGGCTGTTTTTGCTGCTGCAGACGAGTAAGAAGAGGGCCATCGAGACCACCGATGTGACCCGCAGCTTCGGCTGGGACAGCAGCGAAG CCTGGCAGCAGCATGACGTCCAGGAGCTGTGTAGGGTCATGTTTGATGCCCTGGAGCAGAAATGGAAGCAGACAGAGCAG CAGCAGTTTTCTCCACTTACG GCTGACCTGATTAACCAGCTTTACCAGGGGAAGCTGAAGGACTATGTGCGCTGTCTGGAGTGTGGCTATGAGAGCTGGAGGATCGACACCTACCTGGACATCCCTCTGGTCATCAGACCATTTGGGGCCAGCCAGGCTTATGGCAGCGTG GAGGAGGCTCTGCAGGCCTTCGTCCAGCCAGAGACTCTGGACGGGGCCAACCAGTACTTCTGTGAGCGCTGCAAGAAAAAATGTGATGCCCGTAAG GGGCTGAGGTTTCTGCACTTTCCCTACCTGCTGACTCTGCAGCTGAAGCGTTTTGACTTTGACTACACCACTATGCACCGCATCAAACTCAACGACCGCATGTCCTTTCCTGAGGAGCTGGACATGGGTCCTTTCATGGACGTGGAGGACGAG AAATCTCCTCAAACGGAGAGCTGCACTGACAGCGGGGCAGAGAATGAAGGCAGTTGCCACAGCGACCAGATGAGCAACGACTTCTCGGCGGACGACGGTGTGGATGAGGGCATCTGCCTGGACAGCGCCAGCAGTACTGAGAGGGTCCTGAAGCCAAAGGTACCCAGCCTCAACACT AGTTCATTGACCTTTGAGCTGTTCTCGGTCATGGTGCATTCGGGCAGCGCTGCAGGTGGCCACTACTATGCCTGCATTAAGTCCTTCAGCGATGGCCAGTGGTACAGTTTCAACGACCAGCACGTCAGCAAG ATCACCCAGGAAGACATCAGGAAAACGTATGGAGGGTCCTCAGGGAGCAGAGGCTATTACTCCAGTGCCTTTGCAAG CTCTACGAATGCGTATATGCTGATTTATAGGTTGAAAGACCCCTCAAGGAATGCAA AGTATCTGGATTGTGATGACTTCCCTGAGCACATAAAGCATCTGGTCCAGAGGGAGAAGGAGTCTGAGGAGCAGgagaaaagacagagggagaTCGAGCGCAATACCTGCAAG ATCAAGCTGTTCTGCATGCATCCGGTGAAGATGATGGCTATGATGGAGAACAAGCTGGAAGTGCACAAGGACAAGACGCTCAGAGAGGCAACAGAGATGGCCTACAAG CTCATGGAACTGGATGGGGTGGTCCCGCTGGACTGCTGTCGCCTTGTCAAGTACGATGAGTTCCATGAGTACCTGGAGCGCTCGTACGAGGGCGAGGACGACACCCCCATGGGGCTACTGCTGGGCGGGGTCAAGTCCTCCTACATGTTTGACCTGCTGCTGGAGACCCGCAGACCAGAGCAAGTCTTCCAGCCATACAAACCTGGAG agGTGATGGTAAAGGTTCACGTGGTGGATCTGAAGACTGACACTGTCGCCCCTCCAGTCAGCATCAGGGCCTATCTAAACCAGTCAATCACTGAGTTCAAGCAGCTCATTGCACAG GCCACAGAGCTCTCAGCTGAAACCATGCGTGTTGTCCTGGAGCGCTGCTATAATGACCTTCGGCTTCTCTACGTGCCCAACAAGACACTGAAAGCAGAGGGTTTCTTCAGGAGCAACAAG GTTTTTGTGGAAAGCTCTGAATCCCCAGATCACCAGGTCACTTTCACTGATTCCCTCTTGTGGAAACTGCTGGATCGCCATGGGAACACAATCCGCCTGTTTGTCTCGCTCCCTGTGCAATCCCCCGGCACCAACAGAACTATTTGCCAAAAAGTGGGCGGTGACCCTGAGGAGTGCTCTGAGGGGTCAAAGGGCAACAGGAATTCTGTAGAGACCATCCTGGAGGAGAGCACAGAGAAGCTGAAGAACCTGTCCCTCCAGCAGCAGCAGGGCTCCTGCACCAGTGACAGCCAGAAGAGCTCAGACACCAGCGACTTCGAGCACATCGagtccccctcaccctctcaggAACTAGACTCCTCCGTATCCGCTGTCGTTGCAGTCGACAACCGAGAGCTGGAGAACCGGATCCGGGCGGCCGGCGGGGGGACCTACTCTGACCCGGAAACCCAGTTCCCTGGGGAGGAGCGCTCGGACTCTGAGGTGAACAACGACCGCAGCACGAGTTCAGTTGACAGTGACATCCTGAGCTCCAGCCACAGCAGTGACACGCTGTGCAACGCTGACAGTGGCCCCATTCAGCTGGCCAATGGCCTGGACTCACACAGCATCACCAGCAGCCGCCGCTCCAAGGCCAACGAGGGTAAGAAAGAGACGTGGGACACAGCCGAGGAGGACAGTGGCACGGACAGCGAGTATGATGAGAATGGGAAGAGCAAGGCGGAATCCTATTACCTCTACTTCAGAGCAGAACCATATGCACAGGAGGACGGCTCTGGGGAAGGAGGCCAGAAAT GTGTACTGGTCCACGTGGATAAGAGGATAACTCTGTCAGCGTTCAAACAGAACCTGGAGCCTTTCGTGGGGGTCACCTCTACCCAGTTCAAGGTGTTCCGCGTCTACGCCAACAACCAGGAGTTTGAGAGTGTACGGCTCAACGAgaccctctcttccttctctgacGACAACAAG ATAACCATTCGATTAGGCAGAGCACTGAAGAAGGGCGAGTATCGGGTGAAAGTGTACCAGCTACTAGTGAATGATGCAGAG CCCTGTAAGTTCCTCGTGGACACAGTGTTTGCTAAGGGCATGACTGTGAAACAGTCCAAAGAGGAGCTAATGCCTCAGCTGAAAGACCAATGCAAGCTGGATCTCAACATCGACAA gtTCCGTCTCAGGAAGAAGACGTGGAAGAACCCAGGGACAGTGTTTCTGGACTACCACGTCTACgaggaggacatcaacatctCCAGTAACTGGGAGGTCTTTCTGGAGGTTCTAGATG GACCGGAGAAGATGAAGTCCATGTCCCAGCTGGCTGTGCTGACCCGCCGCTGGAACCCCGCCCAGATGAAGCTGGAGCCCTTCCAGGAAGTGGTTCTggagagcagcagtgtggaggAACTCAaggaaaag ctcagtGAAATAAGTGGTGTTCCTCTTGAAAACCTGGAGTTTGCGAAG GGGCGCGGAACATTTCCTTGTGATATCTCTGTACTGGAGATCCATCAGGATCTGGACTGGAACCCTAAAGTGTCCACTCTGAATGTGTGGCCTCTGTACATCTGTGATGATGGCGCTGTGGTCTTCTACAG GGACAGCACAGAGGAGCCTATGGAACAGTCTGAAGACGAACGCAATGAGCTGATGAAGAGGGAGAGCAGCCGCCTGCTGAAGACTGGCCACCGGGTCAGTTACTCACCTCGTAAGGAGAAGGCCCTTAAGATCTACCTGGATGGGGGCCCGGTCAAGGACCCGGGGCAGGACTGA
- the LOC106562100 gene encoding ubiquitin carboxyl-terminal hydrolase 47 isoform X2 — MEMVPSEENQLVLKEGMFWSCRQSIFDEMKKRFSQVENAAEEPRVLCIVQDTTNAKTVNERLTLNLPASTTLSKLFEDVAHKAGYVNGTFDLAWRKTGDMGPLDPSSEMSLTESGFEPGKRNFLQLTDKDGEQPQIASDESGTAGSSGLDDRQERFIGPLPRDCTVGCSSDYSSPSYSYSSILNKSDTGYVGLVNQAMTCYLNSLLQTLFMTPEFRNALYNWEFEESEEDPVTSIPYQLQRLFLLLQTSKKRAIETTDVTRSFGWDSSEAWQQHDVQELCRVMFDALEQKWKQTEQQFSPLTADLINQLYQGKLKDYVRCLECGYESWRIDTYLDIPLVIRPFGASQAYGSVEEALQAFVQPETLDGANQYFCERCKKKCDARKGLRFLHFPYLLTLQLKRFDFDYTTMHRIKLNDRMSFPEELDMGPFMDVEDEKSPQTESCTDSGAENEGSCHSDQMSNDFSADDGVDEGICLDSASSTERVLKPKVPSLNTSSLTFELFSVMVHSGSAAGGHYYACIKSFSDGQWYSFNDQHVSKITQEDIRKTYGGSSGSRGYYSSAFASSTNAYMLIYRLKDPSRNAKYLDCDDFPEHIKHLVQREKESEEQEKRQREIERNTCKIKLFCMHPVKMMAMMENKLEVHKDKTLREATEMAYKLMELDGVVPLDCCRLVKYDEFHEYLERSYEGEDDTPMGLLLGGVKSSYMFDLLLETRRPEQVFQPYKPGEVMVKVHVVDLKTDTVAPPVSIRAYLNQSITEFKQLIAQATELSAETMRVVLERCYNDLRLLYVPNKTLKAEGFFRSNKVFVESSESPDHQVTFTDSLLWKLLDRHGNTIRLFVSLPVQSPGTNRTICQKVGGDPEECSEGSKGNRNSVETILEESTEKLKNLSLQQQQGSCTSDSQKSSDTSDFEHIESPSPSQELDSSVSAVVAVDNRELENRIRAAGGGTYSDPETQFPGEERSDSEVNNDRSTSSVDSDILSSSHSSDTLCNADSGPIQLANGLDSHSITSSRRSKANEGKKETWDTAEEDSGTDSEYDENGKSKAESYYLYFRAEPYAQEDGSGEGGQKCVLVHVDKRITLSAFKQNLEPFVGVTSTQFKVFRVYANNQEFESVRLNETLSSFSDDNKITIRLGRALKKGEYRVKVYQLLVNDAEPCKFLVDTVFAKGMTVKQSKEELMPQLKDQCKLDLNIDKFRLRKKTWKNPGTVFLDYHVYEEDINISSNWEVFLEVLDGPEKMKSMSQLAVLTRRWNPAQMKLEPFQEVVLESSSVEELKEKLSEISGVPLENLEFAKGRGTFPCDISVLEIHQDLDWNPKVSTLNVWPLYICDDGAVVFYRDSTEEPMEQSEDERNELMKRESSRLLKTGHRVSYSPRKEKALKIYLDGGPVKDPGQD; from the exons ATGGAAATGGTGCCCAGCGAAGAGAATCAGCTCGTACTCAAAGAG GGTATGTTTTGGAGTTGCAGGCAGAGTATTTTCGATGAGATGAAGAAGAGGTTTTCTCAG GTAGAGAATGCGGCGGAGGAGCCCAGAGTGCTGTGCATAGTCCAGGACACTACCAATGCTAAGACAGTCAATGAAAGGCTCACCCTCAACTTGCCAgcctccaccaccctctccaaACTCTTCGAGGATGTGGCCCACAAGGCGGGCTATGTGAACGGCACCTTTGACCTGGCATGGCGCAAGACCGGGGACATG GGGCCGCTGGACCCCAGCAGTGAGATGTCCCTCACTGAGTCCGGGTTCGAGCCCGGGAAGAGGAACTTCCTCCAACTCACAGACAAGGATGGAGAACAGCCTCAGATTGCATCG GATGAGTCGGGGACAGCGGGCAGCAGTGGTCTGGATGACCGCCAGGAGCGCTTCATCGGCCCCCTGCCCAGAGACTGCACGGTGGGCTGCAGCAGTGACTACAGCAGCCCCAGCTACTCCTACTCCTCCATCCTCAACAAGTCTGACACAG GATATGTGGGTTTGGTTAACCAGGCCATGACCTGCTATTTGAACAGCCTTCTACAAACACTGTTTATGACCCCAGAGTTCAGAAATGCGCTGTACAA CTGGGAGTTTGAGGAGTCGGAGGAAGACCCAGTCACCAGCATCCCTTACCAGCTACAGAGGCTGTTTTTGCTGCTGCAGACGAGTAAGAAGAGGGCCATCGAGACCACCGATGTGACCCGCAGCTTCGGCTGGGACAGCAGCGAAG CCTGGCAGCAGCATGACGTCCAGGAGCTGTGTAGGGTCATGTTTGATGCCCTGGAGCAGAAATGGAAGCAGACAGAGCAG CAGTTTTCTCCACTTACG GCTGACCTGATTAACCAGCTTTACCAGGGGAAGCTGAAGGACTATGTGCGCTGTCTGGAGTGTGGCTATGAGAGCTGGAGGATCGACACCTACCTGGACATCCCTCTGGTCATCAGACCATTTGGGGCCAGCCAGGCTTATGGCAGCGTG GAGGAGGCTCTGCAGGCCTTCGTCCAGCCAGAGACTCTGGACGGGGCCAACCAGTACTTCTGTGAGCGCTGCAAGAAAAAATGTGATGCCCGTAAG GGGCTGAGGTTTCTGCACTTTCCCTACCTGCTGACTCTGCAGCTGAAGCGTTTTGACTTTGACTACACCACTATGCACCGCATCAAACTCAACGACCGCATGTCCTTTCCTGAGGAGCTGGACATGGGTCCTTTCATGGACGTGGAGGACGAG AAATCTCCTCAAACGGAGAGCTGCACTGACAGCGGGGCAGAGAATGAAGGCAGTTGCCACAGCGACCAGATGAGCAACGACTTCTCGGCGGACGACGGTGTGGATGAGGGCATCTGCCTGGACAGCGCCAGCAGTACTGAGAGGGTCCTGAAGCCAAAGGTACCCAGCCTCAACACT AGTTCATTGACCTTTGAGCTGTTCTCGGTCATGGTGCATTCGGGCAGCGCTGCAGGTGGCCACTACTATGCCTGCATTAAGTCCTTCAGCGATGGCCAGTGGTACAGTTTCAACGACCAGCACGTCAGCAAG ATCACCCAGGAAGACATCAGGAAAACGTATGGAGGGTCCTCAGGGAGCAGAGGCTATTACTCCAGTGCCTTTGCAAG CTCTACGAATGCGTATATGCTGATTTATAGGTTGAAAGACCCCTCAAGGAATGCAA AGTATCTGGATTGTGATGACTTCCCTGAGCACATAAAGCATCTGGTCCAGAGGGAGAAGGAGTCTGAGGAGCAGgagaaaagacagagggagaTCGAGCGCAATACCTGCAAG ATCAAGCTGTTCTGCATGCATCCGGTGAAGATGATGGCTATGATGGAGAACAAGCTGGAAGTGCACAAGGACAAGACGCTCAGAGAGGCAACAGAGATGGCCTACAAG CTCATGGAACTGGATGGGGTGGTCCCGCTGGACTGCTGTCGCCTTGTCAAGTACGATGAGTTCCATGAGTACCTGGAGCGCTCGTACGAGGGCGAGGACGACACCCCCATGGGGCTACTGCTGGGCGGGGTCAAGTCCTCCTACATGTTTGACCTGCTGCTGGAGACCCGCAGACCAGAGCAAGTCTTCCAGCCATACAAACCTGGAG agGTGATGGTAAAGGTTCACGTGGTGGATCTGAAGACTGACACTGTCGCCCCTCCAGTCAGCATCAGGGCCTATCTAAACCAGTCAATCACTGAGTTCAAGCAGCTCATTGCACAG GCCACAGAGCTCTCAGCTGAAACCATGCGTGTTGTCCTGGAGCGCTGCTATAATGACCTTCGGCTTCTCTACGTGCCCAACAAGACACTGAAAGCAGAGGGTTTCTTCAGGAGCAACAAG GTTTTTGTGGAAAGCTCTGAATCCCCAGATCACCAGGTCACTTTCACTGATTCCCTCTTGTGGAAACTGCTGGATCGCCATGGGAACACAATCCGCCTGTTTGTCTCGCTCCCTGTGCAATCCCCCGGCACCAACAGAACTATTTGCCAAAAAGTGGGCGGTGACCCTGAGGAGTGCTCTGAGGGGTCAAAGGGCAACAGGAATTCTGTAGAGACCATCCTGGAGGAGAGCACAGAGAAGCTGAAGAACCTGTCCCTCCAGCAGCAGCAGGGCTCCTGCACCAGTGACAGCCAGAAGAGCTCAGACACCAGCGACTTCGAGCACATCGagtccccctcaccctctcaggAACTAGACTCCTCCGTATCCGCTGTCGTTGCAGTCGACAACCGAGAGCTGGAGAACCGGATCCGGGCGGCCGGCGGGGGGACCTACTCTGACCCGGAAACCCAGTTCCCTGGGGAGGAGCGCTCGGACTCTGAGGTGAACAACGACCGCAGCACGAGTTCAGTTGACAGTGACATCCTGAGCTCCAGCCACAGCAGTGACACGCTGTGCAACGCTGACAGTGGCCCCATTCAGCTGGCCAATGGCCTGGACTCACACAGCATCACCAGCAGCCGCCGCTCCAAGGCCAACGAGGGTAAGAAAGAGACGTGGGACACAGCCGAGGAGGACAGTGGCACGGACAGCGAGTATGATGAGAATGGGAAGAGCAAGGCGGAATCCTATTACCTCTACTTCAGAGCAGAACCATATGCACAGGAGGACGGCTCTGGGGAAGGAGGCCAGAAAT GTGTACTGGTCCACGTGGATAAGAGGATAACTCTGTCAGCGTTCAAACAGAACCTGGAGCCTTTCGTGGGGGTCACCTCTACCCAGTTCAAGGTGTTCCGCGTCTACGCCAACAACCAGGAGTTTGAGAGTGTACGGCTCAACGAgaccctctcttccttctctgacGACAACAAG ATAACCATTCGATTAGGCAGAGCACTGAAGAAGGGCGAGTATCGGGTGAAAGTGTACCAGCTACTAGTGAATGATGCAGAG CCCTGTAAGTTCCTCGTGGACACAGTGTTTGCTAAGGGCATGACTGTGAAACAGTCCAAAGAGGAGCTAATGCCTCAGCTGAAAGACCAATGCAAGCTGGATCTCAACATCGACAA gtTCCGTCTCAGGAAGAAGACGTGGAAGAACCCAGGGACAGTGTTTCTGGACTACCACGTCTACgaggaggacatcaacatctCCAGTAACTGGGAGGTCTTTCTGGAGGTTCTAGATG GACCGGAGAAGATGAAGTCCATGTCCCAGCTGGCTGTGCTGACCCGCCGCTGGAACCCCGCCCAGATGAAGCTGGAGCCCTTCCAGGAAGTGGTTCTggagagcagcagtgtggaggAACTCAaggaaaag ctcagtGAAATAAGTGGTGTTCCTCTTGAAAACCTGGAGTTTGCGAAG GGGCGCGGAACATTTCCTTGTGATATCTCTGTACTGGAGATCCATCAGGATCTGGACTGGAACCCTAAAGTGTCCACTCTGAATGTGTGGCCTCTGTACATCTGTGATGATGGCGCTGTGGTCTTCTACAG GGACAGCACAGAGGAGCCTATGGAACAGTCTGAAGACGAACGCAATGAGCTGATGAAGAGGGAGAGCAGCCGCCTGCTGAAGACTGGCCACCGGGTCAGTTACTCACCTCGTAAGGAGAAGGCCCTTAAGATCTACCTGGATGGGGGCCCGGTCAAGGACCCGGGGCAGGACTGA